A single Lolium perenne isolate Kyuss_39 chromosome 6, Kyuss_2.0, whole genome shotgun sequence DNA region contains:
- the LOC127305600 gene encoding uncharacterized protein, which yields MPDSHASVSTTNCFWSSDDAVVADKFLSLSPPAADFRGFQNLTKLCLQDVNITNEDLQRLLSEGNHLECLRIACCKMISTLRIPNYLNRLKFLLILSCPLLRDITIDCGVPALHYMGSLVPLELAAPFKLRNLWIDLSTRHSALEFISSELPTTIPHLESLTLHCSQFERADVVSRLRSFCSLRHLILYLTIFDLPRHTIDILDLGYLLEAAPSMEKLELHMVMYCLHKRYSHEDGELRSLPSCPHSHLSLVNITGFIGEKDQLELALHILHNAMVLKALRIHPRTRTVRSIPAHVRSEYRIANGYSAALEFLAKSDHGNVVEVVGDFHLPS from the exons ATGCCAGACTCGCACGCATCTGTCTCCACGACAAATTGCTTC TGGTCGAGCGATGATGCCGTAGTTGCGGACAAATTTCTTTCCTTAAGCCCGCCTGCTGCTGATTTCCGGGGATTTCAGAACCTCACTAAGCTTTGCCTGCAAGATGTTAATATTACCAATGAAGATCTTCAGCGTTTGCTGTCTGAAGGCAATCATCTAGAGTGCTTACGTATTGCCTGCTGTAAGATGATATCTACTTTAAGGATTCCGAATTATCTGAACCGCCTTAAGTTCTTGCTTATTCTGAGTTGCCCGTTACTTCGAGACATAACAATAGATTGTGGCGTGCCAGCACTGCACTATATGGGCTCATTGGTACCACTGGAACTTGCTGCACCTTTCAAGCTAAGAAATCTCTGGATTGATTTATCGACTCGCCATTCTGCTTTAGAATTCATCTCCAGTGAACTTCCCACAACAATCCCTCATCTCGAGTCACTCACGTTACATTGCAGTCAATTTGAG AGGGCTGATGTGGTGAGCAGGCTTCGCAGTTTTTGTTCTCTGCGTCATTTGATATTATACTTGACTATTTTTGACCTGCCACGACACACAATTGATATCCTCGACCTTGGTTATCTCCTAGAGGCTGCTCCGTCCATGGAAAAGCTAGAGTTGCAT ATGGTAATGTACTGTTTACACAAGCGGTATTCTCATGAAGATGGCGAATTGAGGAGTCTTCCTTCATGCCCTCACTCACATCTCAGTTTGGTAAATATAACTGGATTTATCGGTGAGAAAGATCAACTAGAGCTGGCACTTCATATTCTCCATAATGCTATGGTCCTCAAAGCATTGAGGATTCATCCAAGGACGAGAACGGTTAGATCTATACCAGCGCATGTTAGGTCGGAATACCGTATCGCCAATGGTTACAGTGCTGCACTGGAATTTCTTGCCAAAAGTGACCACGGTAATGTGGTGGAAGTAGTTGGAGATTTCCATTTGCCTTCATAA